A region of Nocardioides sp. JS614 DNA encodes the following proteins:
- a CDS encoding PEP/pyruvate-binding domain-containing protein, with the protein MPETPLVLPFTDARCREVALSGGKGASLAAMTQNGLPVPPGFVITSTAFGEAVDAGRLLGCLEVRDLEGARAVVAETEPPVELVRAAYDELPRGTSVAVRSSACAEDGNDASYAGQQETYLFVESLDDVLEKVVDCWLSFFSDRALFYREHKGDLQDISMAVVVQQMVDAEKAGVMFTVDPVNHRRDRIVVEAARGVGEHVVSGEVTPDYYTLDRQGTLKKARVVDEQVLSEAELAELARLGLHLAELNGCPQDIEWAYDSTGLYMLQSRPVTTL; encoded by the coding sequence ATGCCCGAGACCCCCCTCGTCCTCCCCTTCACCGACGCGCGATGCCGCGAGGTCGCGTTGTCGGGGGGCAAGGGCGCGAGCCTCGCCGCCATGACCCAGAACGGGCTCCCGGTGCCGCCCGGCTTCGTGATCACGTCGACCGCGTTCGGGGAGGCGGTGGATGCGGGGAGGCTCTTGGGCTGCCTCGAGGTCCGAGACCTGGAGGGCGCCCGTGCCGTCGTGGCGGAGACCGAGCCGCCCGTCGAGCTGGTGAGGGCCGCCTACGACGAGCTACCGCGAGGCACCTCCGTGGCGGTGCGGTCCTCGGCCTGCGCCGAGGACGGGAACGACGCGTCGTACGCGGGCCAGCAGGAGACCTACCTGTTCGTCGAGTCGTTGGACGACGTGCTGGAGAAGGTGGTGGACTGCTGGCTCTCCTTCTTCTCCGATCGTGCGCTGTTCTATCGCGAGCACAAGGGAGACCTGCAGGACATCTCCATGGCCGTCGTCGTCCAGCAGATGGTCGACGCGGAGAAGGCGGGTGTCATGTTCACCGTCGACCCGGTGAACCACCGCCGGGACCGCATCGTCGTCGAGGCCGCCCGCGGCGTCGGGGAGCACGTCGTCTCCGGCGAGGTCACCCCCGACTACTACACGCTGGACCGGCAGGGAACGCTGAAGAAGGCGCGGGTCGTCGACGAACAGGTCCTCTCGGAGGCCGAGCTGGCCGAGCTCGCGCGGCTGGGGCTCCACCTCGCGGAGCTGAACGGCTGCCCCCAGGACATCGAGTGGGCCTACGACTCCACCGGCCTCTACATGCTGCAGTCGCGGCCCGTCACGACGCTCTAG
- a CDS encoding fumarylacetoacetate hydrolase family protein has protein sequence MTYESPEGRGRRVGYLDGDAVVDAGFDGDMVAFIEAGAPVGTTRGVANAVLRAPLRPRTLRDFLAFEGHLLNVFPALGKAIPEEWYRLPAYYKGLPDTVIGPEDEIPWPAYTQRLDHELELAAVIGRPGKDITEDNALDHVFGYTIWNDLSARDVQAGELPVGMGPGKAKDWDGSNVLGPCIVTADEVDPHDIELEVRVNGERWGGANTRDMHHTFESMIVYASQALMLRPGEVLGSGTATGGSGVELGRWLAPADTVEMEASGIGVLRNVVGHRPA, from the coding sequence GTGACCTACGAGTCTCCGGAAGGCCGCGGTCGCCGGGTCGGGTACCTCGACGGCGACGCCGTGGTCGATGCCGGGTTCGACGGCGACATGGTCGCGTTCATCGAGGCCGGGGCACCGGTCGGGACCACCCGGGGTGTCGCGAACGCGGTGCTGCGGGCACCCTTGCGGCCACGCACGCTGCGTGACTTCCTCGCCTTCGAGGGCCATCTACTCAACGTCTTCCCGGCCCTCGGCAAGGCGATACCGGAGGAGTGGTACCGGCTTCCGGCCTACTACAAGGGACTACCGGACACCGTGATCGGACCGGAGGACGAGATCCCGTGGCCGGCGTACACCCAGCGGCTCGACCACGAGCTCGAGCTCGCCGCGGTCATCGGCCGTCCGGGGAAGGACATCACCGAGGACAACGCCCTCGACCACGTCTTCGGCTACACGATCTGGAACGACCTCTCCGCGCGTGACGTCCAGGCGGGCGAGCTGCCGGTGGGGATGGGTCCGGGCAAGGCGAAGGACTGGGACGGCTCGAACGTCCTCGGCCCCTGCATCGTCACCGCCGACGAGGTCGACCCGCACGACATCGAGCTCGAGGTCCGCGTCAACGGCGAGCGTTGGGGCGGCGCCAACACCCGGGACATGCACCATACGTTCGAGTCGATGATCGTCTACGCATCCCAGGCGCTGATGCTCCGACCCGGCGAGGTGCTCGGCTCCGGCACGGCCACCGGGGGCAGCGGCGTGGAGCTGGGTCGCTGGCTCGCCCCCGCCGACACGGTCGAGATGGAGGCCTCCGGCATCGGAGTACTCCGCAACGTCGTCGGGCACCGACCGGCCTGA
- a CDS encoding putative quinol monooxygenase has protein sequence MAFVVAAIWKAKEGEQKRVEDVIRKMTPLSRGEEANLFYQAQVSPEDPRTFFLYEQYVDEAGYEAHKATPYFQENVFGYILEFLEERSVQTYTTIDD, from the coding sequence ATGGCATTCGTCGTAGCCGCCATCTGGAAGGCCAAGGAGGGCGAGCAGAAGCGGGTCGAGGACGTCATCCGGAAGATGACACCGCTCTCTCGTGGCGAGGAGGCCAACCTCTTCTACCAGGCACAGGTCTCTCCCGAGGACCCGCGCACCTTCTTCCTCTACGAGCAGTACGTCGACGAAGCCGGCTACGAGGCGCACAAGGCCACGCCGTATTTCCAGGAGAACGTGTTCGGCTACATCCTCGAGTTCCTCGAGGAGCGATCGGTGCAGACCTACACCACCATCGATGACTGA
- a CDS encoding NAD-dependent succinate-semialdehyde dehydrogenase, with protein sequence MTADPIITVDPATGRELRRYEVMTDTDIEGVLAQVTAAQSLWAGSSVEIRTGVLLRAAGILRDRAAELGALATAEMGKPITEAIAEVEKCAWVCEYYAETSPGQLADEEVSAAGSRSFIRYEPLGTVLAIMPWNYPFWQVFRFVAPTLAAGNAGILKHSPNVTGVALAIEQVLTQAGLPAGVFRTLLVAEAEVPRVVDGLIQDDRVAAVTLTGSNRAGASVAASAGRAAKKTVLELGGSDPFVVLADADLDVVVPKAVAGRFLNTGQSCLCAKRFIVHESLAGEFARRFTAAVEDLAIGPPGEEGTRIGPLARADLAENLGRQVDESVAAGAVVLTGGKRLDRGPAWYAPTVLVNVTPDMPVMAEETFGPAAAVVEFATDDEAVALANATPYGLGASVWSADAGHALEVGSRISSGALFVNATTASDPRLPFGGVKQSGYGRELGPLGAREFTNIRTVVIG encoded by the coding sequence ATGACCGCTGACCCGATCATCACCGTCGACCCCGCGACCGGCCGCGAGCTGCGTCGCTACGAGGTCATGACGGACACCGACATCGAGGGCGTGCTCGCCCAGGTGACCGCGGCCCAGAGCCTCTGGGCCGGCTCGTCCGTCGAGATCCGCACCGGGGTGCTCCTCCGGGCGGCCGGGATCCTGCGGGATCGGGCCGCCGAGCTCGGCGCCCTCGCGACCGCCGAGATGGGCAAGCCGATAACGGAGGCGATCGCGGAGGTCGAGAAGTGTGCGTGGGTGTGCGAGTACTACGCCGAGACCTCGCCCGGGCAGCTGGCGGACGAAGAGGTCTCCGCCGCCGGGTCCCGCAGCTTCATCCGTTACGAGCCACTCGGCACGGTGCTGGCGATCATGCCGTGGAACTACCCGTTCTGGCAGGTGTTCCGCTTCGTCGCGCCCACGCTCGCCGCGGGCAACGCGGGAATCCTCAAGCACTCGCCCAACGTGACCGGGGTCGCGCTCGCCATCGAGCAGGTGCTCACCCAGGCGGGCCTCCCGGCTGGCGTCTTCCGCACCCTTCTCGTGGCCGAGGCTGAGGTGCCCAGGGTCGTGGACGGACTCATCCAGGACGATCGCGTTGCTGCGGTGACCCTGACCGGCAGCAACAGGGCGGGAGCGAGCGTCGCCGCGAGTGCCGGTCGCGCCGCCAAGAAGACCGTCCTGGAGCTCGGGGGATCCGACCCGTTCGTCGTGCTCGCCGACGCCGATCTGGATGTCGTCGTTCCCAAGGCGGTGGCGGGGCGCTTCCTCAATACCGGCCAGTCGTGCCTGTGTGCCAAGAGGTTCATCGTGCACGAGTCGCTGGCAGGCGAGTTCGCTCGACGTTTCACCGCCGCGGTGGAAGACCTGGCGATCGGACCGCCGGGCGAGGAAGGCACCAGGATCGGGCCGCTCGCCCGGGCTGATCTGGCGGAGAACCTCGGGCGCCAGGTCGACGAGTCGGTCGCGGCCGGCGCGGTCGTCCTCACGGGCGGCAAGCGGCTGGACCGGGGACCGGCCTGGTACGCCCCCACCGTCCTGGTGAACGTCACGCCCGACATGCCGGTCATGGCCGAAGAGACCTTCGGCCCGGCAGCAGCGGTCGTCGAGTTCGCCACAGATGACGAGGCGGTGGCGCTCGCGAACGCGACCCCGTACGGCCTCGGGGCCAGCGTCTGGTCCGCGGATGCCGGCCACGCGCTCGAGGTCGGTTCGCGGATCAGCTCCGGCGCGCTCTTCGTCAACGCCACCACCGCATCCGACCCGCGGCTGCCCTTCGGGGGGGTGAAGCAGAGCGGCTACGGTCGCGAGCTGGGTCCACTCGGCGCACGCGAGTTCACCAACATCCGCACCGTCGTCATCGGGTGA
- the aspS gene encoding aspartate--tRNA(Asn) ligase, protein MHRTLCSDLPAATPGSTVRLQGWVHRRRELSALTFLVVRDRSGLAQVVVRDGSAVPPEETTVEVVGTATANAQAPGGMELTDPVVTALTEPAATPPVELWRPGLDVVLPTLLDHAPVTWRHPRQRARWELAAASVRGFRATLDAAGFTEVQTPKFVASATESGANVFEVDYFGRPAYLAQSPQFYKQQLVGVFERVYEVGPVFRAEPHDTVRHLAEYVSLDVELGFVRDHRDVLSVLRDVLAGMVAAVHEHVGAAVERSGAAIPVVPEEIPVLHFRDALALVGAPEDEPDLAPEHERAIGAWALTEHGSDFVAVEGYPMAKRPFYTHPWPGEERWSNSFDLLFRGLELVTGGQRLHRPSEYDAAIRARGEDPAAYAPYLQAFEHGMPPHGGFAIGLERWTARLTGVANIREVTLFPRDLTRLTP, encoded by the coding sequence ATGCACCGCACGCTCTGTTCCGACCTGCCCGCCGCGACGCCCGGCTCGACCGTGCGGCTCCAAGGCTGGGTGCACCGGCGTCGTGAGCTGTCCGCGCTGACCTTCCTGGTGGTCCGCGACCGCAGCGGCCTGGCCCAGGTCGTGGTCCGCGACGGCTCGGCCGTGCCGCCCGAGGAGACGACCGTCGAGGTGGTCGGCACCGCGACCGCGAACGCCCAGGCGCCGGGCGGGATGGAGCTGACCGACCCGGTCGTCACCGCGCTGACCGAGCCGGCCGCGACCCCACCGGTGGAGCTGTGGCGCCCCGGCCTGGACGTCGTGCTGCCGACCCTGCTCGACCACGCGCCGGTGACCTGGCGACACCCGCGGCAGCGGGCCCGGTGGGAGCTGGCCGCGGCGTCGGTCCGGGGCTTCCGCGCGACCCTCGACGCCGCCGGCTTCACCGAGGTCCAGACCCCGAAGTTCGTGGCGTCGGCGACCGAGTCGGGGGCGAACGTGTTCGAGGTCGACTACTTCGGGCGGCCGGCGTACCTGGCCCAGAGCCCGCAGTTCTACAAGCAGCAGCTGGTCGGCGTCTTCGAGCGGGTCTACGAGGTCGGCCCGGTGTTCCGCGCCGAGCCGCACGACACGGTGCGGCACCTGGCGGAGTACGTCTCGCTCGACGTCGAGCTCGGCTTCGTCCGCGACCACCGCGACGTGCTGTCGGTGCTGCGCGACGTGCTCGCCGGGATGGTCGCGGCGGTGCACGAGCACGTCGGCGCCGCGGTGGAACGGTCCGGCGCGGCGATACCGGTCGTTCCCGAGGAGATCCCGGTCCTGCACTTCCGCGACGCGCTGGCACTGGTCGGTGCCCCCGAGGACGAGCCCGACCTGGCGCCCGAGCACGAGCGGGCGATCGGCGCCTGGGCGCTCACCGAGCACGGCAGCGACTTCGTGGCCGTCGAGGGCTACCCGATGGCGAAGCGACCGTTCTACACGCACCCGTGGCCGGGCGAGGAGAGGTGGTCGAACAGCTTCGACCTGCTGTTCCGCGGGCTCGAGCTGGTCACCGGGGGGCAGCGCCTGCACCGGCCCTCGGAGTACGACGCCGCGATCCGCGCCCGGGGCGAGGACCCGGCGGCGTACGCGCCGTACCTCCAGGCCTTCGAGCACGGCATGCCGCCGCACGGCGGGTTCGCGATTGGCCTGGAGCGGTGGACGGCCCGGCTCACCGGGGTCGCGAACATCCGCGAGGTGACGCTGTTCCCGCGCGACCTGACCCGGCTGACCCCCTGA
- a CDS encoding DUF389 domain-containing protein, producing the protein MLVHLRLTVPADLSGPVRTLLLEHACTTNITVAAGACLQPEGDLVECDVAREQAGQLLDELDRLGLDETGGIVITTPTGTPFAAARRLEAAAPGHPDDAVIWESVEAQAESGAVPTVSYLVFLVIAVALASIAVITDSAVLVVGAMVVGPEFSAIAAACAGLVLGRWGLVGRSLRLLVLSFVFAIAAVALFALLGTWAGVITAADVTRPRPNTGFIWHPDLWSFVVALLAGAAGALALAIEKTATMVGVFISVTTVPAAGNLALGLAVGEPGEIVGSLAQLGANIGGMIVSGTLLLAVVRVAWPWLTARSERLLGTR; encoded by the coding sequence GTGCTGGTCCACCTCCGCCTCACCGTGCCGGCGGACCTGTCCGGCCCGGTCCGCACGCTGCTGCTCGAGCACGCGTGCACCACCAACATCACCGTGGCCGCGGGCGCGTGCCTGCAGCCCGAGGGCGACCTCGTGGAGTGCGACGTGGCCCGGGAGCAGGCCGGCCAACTGCTCGACGAGCTCGACCGGCTCGGGCTCGACGAGACCGGCGGCATCGTGATCACGACGCCGACGGGGACGCCGTTCGCGGCGGCCCGCCGGCTCGAGGCCGCCGCTCCGGGCCATCCCGACGACGCCGTGATCTGGGAGTCGGTCGAGGCGCAGGCCGAGTCGGGGGCGGTGCCGACCGTGTCCTACCTGGTGTTCCTGGTGATCGCGGTCGCGCTCGCGTCGATCGCGGTGATCACCGACTCCGCGGTGCTCGTGGTCGGCGCGATGGTCGTCGGCCCGGAGTTCAGTGCGATCGCTGCCGCCTGCGCCGGCCTGGTGCTCGGCCGCTGGGGACTGGTCGGGCGCAGCCTGCGGCTGCTGGTGCTCTCGTTCGTGTTCGCGATCGCGGCGGTCGCGCTGTTCGCCCTGCTCGGCACCTGGGCCGGGGTGATCACCGCCGCGGACGTCACCCGCCCGCGGCCCAACACCGGGTTCATCTGGCACCCCGATCTGTGGTCGTTCGTGGTCGCGCTGCTGGCCGGCGCCGCCGGCGCGCTGGCCCTGGCCATCGAGAAGACCGCCACCATGGTCGGCGTCTTCATCAGCGTCACGACCGTGCCGGCCGCCGGCAACCTCGCACTCGGCCTCGCGGTCGGTGAGCCCGGCGAGATCGTCGGATCTCTCGCCCAGCTCGGCGCCAACATCGGCGGCATGATCGTCTCCGGCACGCTGCTGCTCGCGGTGGTGCGGGTCGCGTGGCCGTGGCTCACCGCGCGCAGCGAGCGGCTGCTCGGCACCCGGTGA
- a CDS encoding GNAT family N-acetyltransferase — translation MAEEVGPHDLGKHALGPHVVGQRVVVRRLLRDRTGPSGGPAYTDVLGVCVSWADGVCVVQRDSGGPAGSDGESVHIATADIVSGKPVPPRPSPRHRVPAQEAQLRALALWPRLETRPLGDWLLRHSPGTTARRANSVLAMAPSGVADDYAQVLDFYAGRTGRPIAAVLPDSAEDQLFRSHGWVAESHDADTLFQMAGVAQVRRALRAARPAEPTDPAELEEDGDLVTLRFGDRARGVAAYERDWVGFRGIEVAPEHRRQGLGLAVLAALLEWGAERGATTTYLQVLGDNEPALALYERLGFTTHHAYRYLAPSA, via the coding sequence GTGGCCGAGGAGGTAGGACCCCACGATCTGGGCAAGCATGCGCTGGGTCCGCACGTGGTCGGCCAGCGGGTGGTGGTCCGCCGGCTGCTGCGCGACCGGACCGGGCCGTCGGGCGGACCGGCGTACACCGACGTCCTCGGCGTGTGCGTGTCGTGGGCGGACGGCGTCTGCGTGGTGCAGCGCGACTCGGGTGGTCCAGCCGGGTCGGATGGGGAGTCGGTGCACATCGCGACCGCGGACATCGTCTCCGGCAAGCCGGTGCCGCCGCGGCCCTCGCCGCGCCACCGGGTGCCGGCCCAGGAGGCGCAGCTGCGCGCGCTCGCGCTGTGGCCCCGGCTGGAGACCCGGCCGCTGGGCGACTGGCTGTTGCGGCACTCCCCCGGGACGACCGCGCGCCGGGCCAACTCGGTGCTGGCGATGGCGCCGTCCGGGGTGGCCGACGACTACGCGCAGGTGCTCGACTTCTACGCCGGACGCACCGGGCGGCCGATCGCGGCGGTGCTGCCGGACTCGGCCGAGGACCAGCTGTTCCGCTCGCACGGGTGGGTCGCCGAGAGCCACGACGCGGACACGCTCTTCCAGATGGCCGGGGTGGCGCAGGTGCGGCGGGCGCTGCGGGCCGCCCGCCCGGCGGAACCGACCGACCCGGCGGAGCTCGAGGAGGACGGCGACCTCGTGACGCTCCGGTTCGGCGACCGGGCCCGCGGGGTGGCGGCGTACGAGCGCGACTGGGTGGGCTTCCGCGGCATCGAGGTCGCCCCGGAGCACCGCCGCCAGGGGCTGGGGCTCGCGGTGCTGGCGGCGCTGCTGGAGTGGGGCGCCGAGCGCGGCGCGACCACGACGTACCTCCAGGTGCTCGGCGACAACGAGCCCGCGCTCGCGCTCTACGAGCGGCTGGGGTTCACCACGCACCACGCCTACCGCTACCTCGCGCCGTCCGCCTGA
- the fdxA gene encoding ferredoxin encodes MTYVISQPCVDVKDRACVDECPVDCIYEGKRMLYIHPDECVDCGACEPVCPVEAIFYEDDTPEEWKAYYDANVHFFDDLGSPGGAAKLGEIDHDHPMIAELPPQNQDH; translated from the coding sequence GTGACCTACGTCATCTCCCAGCCGTGCGTCGACGTCAAGGACCGGGCGTGTGTCGACGAGTGCCCCGTCGACTGCATCTACGAGGGCAAGCGGATGCTCTACATCCACCCCGACGAGTGCGTGGACTGTGGGGCCTGCGAGCCGGTCTGTCCGGTCGAGGCGATCTTCTACGAGGACGACACCCCGGAGGAGTGGAAGGCGTACTACGACGCCAACGTGCACTTCTTCGACGACCTCGGCTCCCCGGGCGGCGCGGCGAAGCTGGGTGAGATCGACCACGACCACCCGATGATCGCCGAGTTGCCCCCGCAGAACCAGGACCACTGA
- the dapC gene encoding succinyldiaminopimelate transaminase, with product MTPLDRPDRRVSARLPDFPWDHLVPYAEQARSHPDGIVDLSVGTPVDPTPEVVQEALRAAADSPGYPQTAGRADLRESCLDWLARRHGVTCFDTADGTVLPVIGTKELIASMPVHLGLGPGDLVVYPELAYPTYEVGAALAGARALARDSLTSLGPERPALLWLNSPSNPTGRVLPPEHLKKVVDWCRERGTILVSDECYLECAWEDRPVSVLHPKVSGGSAEGILAVHSLSKRSNLAGYRCGFVAGDTALIGELLAVRKNLGLMLPGPQQVAMKAALDDDAHALEQHARYAARRAKLRDALLGAGFTIEHSEASLYLWATRDEDCWETVSWLAERGVLVAPGAFYGRAGGRHVRVAFTATDERVDAAVARLA from the coding sequence ATCACGCCGCTCGACCGCCCCGACCGCAGGGTCTCGGCCCGGCTGCCGGACTTCCCCTGGGACCACCTGGTCCCGTACGCCGAGCAGGCGCGGTCGCACCCCGACGGCATCGTCGACCTCTCGGTCGGCACCCCGGTCGACCCCACGCCCGAGGTCGTCCAGGAGGCGCTGCGCGCCGCGGCGGACTCGCCGGGCTACCCGCAGACCGCCGGCCGAGCCGACCTGCGGGAGTCCTGCCTGGACTGGCTGGCCCGCCGGCACGGCGTGACCTGCTTCGACACGGCGGACGGCACCGTGCTGCCGGTGATCGGCACCAAGGAGCTGATCGCCTCGATGCCGGTCCACCTCGGCCTCGGCCCCGGTGACCTGGTCGTCTACCCCGAGCTGGCCTACCCGACGTACGAGGTCGGCGCGGCGCTCGCCGGCGCGCGCGCCCTCGCCAGGGACTCGCTGACCTCCCTCGGCCCGGAGCGGCCCGCGCTGCTCTGGCTGAACTCCCCGTCGAACCCGACCGGCCGGGTGCTGCCGCCCGAGCACCTGAAGAAGGTCGTCGACTGGTGCCGCGAGCGCGGCACGATCCTGGTCTCCGATGAGTGCTACCTGGAGTGCGCCTGGGAGGACCGGCCGGTCTCCGTGCTGCACCCGAAGGTCTCGGGCGGCTCCGCTGAGGGCATCCTCGCAGTGCACTCGCTCTCCAAGCGCTCCAACCTGGCGGGCTACCGGTGCGGCTTCGTGGCCGGCGACACCGCACTCATCGGGGAGCTGCTCGCGGTGCGCAAGAACCTCGGGCTGATGCTGCCCGGCCCGCAGCAGGTCGCGATGAAGGCCGCGCTCGACGACGACGCGCACGCCCTGGAGCAGCACGCCCGCTACGCCGCCCGCCGAGCCAAGCTGCGCGACGCACTGCTCGGCGCCGGCTTCACCATCGAGCACTCCGAGGCGTCGCTGTACCTGTGGGCCACCCGCGACGAGGACTGCTGGGAGACCGTGTCCTGGCTGGCCGAGCGCGGCGTCCTGGTCGCCCCGGGCGCGTTCTACGGCCGCGCCGGCGGCCGCCACGTGCGGGTCGCCTTCACCGCCACCGACGAGCGGGTCGACGCCGCGGTCGCCCGGCTGGCCTGA
- the dapD gene encoding 2,3,4,5-tetrahydropyridine-2,6-dicarboxylate N-succinyltransferase, whose translation MTATAATRPSTAWGFGLATIDGAGTVLDVWFPSPALGEAPADAVTPAELSALQSRDKDRGVTREVLLVEIADLQAPPTATEDVWLRLHLLSTRLVVPHSVNLDGVFGLLTNVVWTSAGPCAVEGFEATRARLSANGRHLTVFGVDKFPRMVDYVLPSGVRVADGDRVRLGAHLAEGTTVMHEGFVNYNAGTLGASMVEGRISAGVVVGDGSDVGGGASVMGTLSGGGKEVISIGRRCLLGANAGIGISLGDDCVVEAGCYVTAGTKVTVRDLDGKPKVVKALELSGASNVLFRRNSVTGAIEAVPWQGGGIELNAALHAN comes from the coding sequence GTGACTGCGACAGCTGCGACACGGCCCAGCACTGCCTGGGGCTTCGGCCTCGCGACGATCGACGGCGCGGGCACGGTCCTCGACGTCTGGTTCCCGTCCCCCGCCCTGGGCGAGGCGCCGGCCGACGCGGTGACGCCGGCGGAGCTGAGCGCGCTGCAGAGCCGCGACAAGGACCGCGGGGTGACCCGCGAGGTGCTGCTGGTCGAGATCGCGGACCTGCAGGCCCCGCCGACGGCGACCGAGGACGTGTGGTTGCGGCTGCACCTGCTGTCGACGCGGCTCGTCGTACCCCACTCGGTGAACCTGGACGGCGTCTTCGGCCTGCTCACGAACGTGGTGTGGACCAGTGCCGGCCCGTGCGCCGTCGAGGGCTTCGAGGCGACCCGGGCGCGGCTGAGCGCGAACGGGCGGCACCTCACGGTCTTCGGCGTCGACAAGTTCCCGCGGATGGTCGACTACGTGCTGCCCAGCGGCGTCCGGGTGGCCGACGGCGACCGGGTGCGGCTCGGCGCGCACCTGGCCGAGGGCACCACGGTGATGCACGAGGGCTTCGTCAACTACAACGCCGGGACGCTCGGCGCCTCCATGGTCGAGGGCCGGATCTCCGCGGGCGTCGTCGTCGGCGACGGCTCCGACGTGGGCGGCGGCGCCTCGGTCATGGGCACCCTCTCCGGCGGCGGCAAGGAGGTCATCTCGATCGGCCGGCGCTGCCTGCTCGGCGCCAACGCCGGCATCGGCATCTCCCTGGGCGACGACTGCGTGGTCGAGGCCGGGTGCTACGTCACCGCCGGCACCAAGGTGACCGTGCGCGACCTGGACGGCAAGCCCAAGGTGGTCAAGGCGCTGGAGCTCTCCGGCGCCAGCAACGTGCTGTTCCGCCGCAACTCGGTCACCGGAGCGATCGAGGCGGTCCCGTGGCAGGGCGGCGGCATCGAGCTGAACGCCGCGCTGCACGCCAACTGA
- a CDS encoding DinB family protein, whose product MSEPERPDRRDYRSTHGERDTVLTYLRNYRITFEMKCEGLDPEQLARRAVPPSTLSLLGLLRHLAKVEHSWNRRVLQERMDLPRLYWSADTPDLDFDGAAPDPDLVADAWESWRREVADADAWLAAEQDWGRLVPVHGEPTEVRDIAVHLVEEYARHCGHADLLRESVDGRTGQ is encoded by the coding sequence ATGAGTGAGCCCGAGCGGCCGGACCGCCGCGACTACCGGTCCACCCACGGCGAGCGCGACACGGTGCTGACCTACCTGCGCAACTACCGGATCACGTTCGAGATGAAGTGCGAGGGCCTGGACCCCGAGCAGCTCGCCCGGCGTGCCGTGCCGCCCTCGACGCTCTCGCTGCTGGGCCTGCTGAGGCACCTCGCGAAGGTCGAGCACAGCTGGAACCGCCGGGTCCTGCAGGAGCGGATGGACCTGCCGCGGCTGTACTGGTCCGCGGACACGCCCGACCTGGACTTCGACGGAGCCGCCCCCGACCCGGACCTGGTGGCGGACGCCTGGGAGTCGTGGCGCCGCGAGGTCGCCGACGCCGACGCGTGGCTGGCCGCGGAGCAGGACTGGGGCCGGCTGGTCCCCGTGCACGGCGAGCCGACCGAGGTGCGCGACATCGCCGTGCACCTGGTGGAGGAGTACGCCCGGCACTGCGGCCACGCCGACCTGCTCCGCGAGTCCGTGGACGGCCGCACCGGCCAGTGA
- a CDS encoding Uma2 family endonuclease, translating into MSVQREEPLRRVRMSWEEFLELPEWPRAEWVDGEAVIMNSPPLFRHGRAVMQFGALLVPLFPEHHVVTEVYLRLPRNRVRLPDVMLTDTEPKDGCVSDPPLMVAEVLSLATRSEDTIRKPMEYAKGGIGQYWVVDPWLRAIDLWRNADGEWELLARVDDDHPTAEVELAGVTVPIDLRRLLGD; encoded by the coding sequence GTGTCGGTCCAGCGCGAAGAGCCGCTGCGCCGAGTCCGCATGTCCTGGGAGGAGTTCCTGGAGCTGCCCGAGTGGCCGCGGGCGGAGTGGGTCGACGGCGAGGCGGTCATCATGAACTCGCCGCCACTGTTCAGACATGGTCGAGCGGTCATGCAGTTCGGTGCGCTCCTGGTGCCGCTCTTCCCCGAGCACCATGTGGTGACTGAGGTCTATCTCAGGTTGCCCCGCAACCGGGTGCGTCTCCCCGACGTCATGCTCACCGACACCGAGCCGAAGGACGGCTGCGTGTCCGATCCACCGCTGATGGTGGCCGAGGTGCTGTCGCTCGCGACCCGGTCCGAGGACACGATCCGCAAGCCGATGGAGTACGCGAAGGGCGGCATCGGGCAGTACTGGGTGGTCGACCCATGGCTGCGGGCCATCGACCTGTGGCGCAACGCCGACGGCGAGTGGGAGCTGCTCGCCCGGGTGGACGACGATCATCCGACCGCCGAGGTCGAGCTCGCCGGGGTGACGGTGCCGATCGACCTGCGCCGGCTCCTGGGCGACTGA